CACAATCACCAAAACAAGAATAACCAGCTATAGTCAACACATACATGGTTAAAGCTTACGAAGGTAAGAAacaatgaaaatttgttatctTAGCATatgattgcattttttttatttcaactcAAACAATTAAGCTTAGGTCACATGgttgaaaaacacaaaattttaatgttatagATTACATCCTTATGCAGTATGTCactggtacgtgctgtcgttgacaccacGTACCAATAATAAGTTTATTTCGGAGTCCATTTTATAATTGTGATATCTCTCATTATAACAATAATTGGTTGACAAGGGTCAATcagtttaaaatttcattattcacAGTAAAGTGATTTATGAACAAATTATTATCCTCTTGAAGACTGATCAATTCTTAACTCAATCCACTGAAATGTGTTCAAGATTCTAGTACAAATCCCCAACACAGTAAATATGTCATCAATATTATTCTTCCATCTATATGTGAATGTTGTTGATAGATCGAAAGTTACAATTATATAACTAATGAACCAAAAGGTTGTCATCCATCCACATCAAGAGGGGgatgacatattagtgtatAGTAAGGGGAATGAAGAACATTTGTGACATTTACAAATGGTGTTAGATTTGGTGAGAATACATCTTGGTGATAAGTCAAAAGAAGTGTGCTTTTGGGCAAGAGAAATTGAATATTTGAGCCACTTAATATTGTTAAAAAGGGTTAATACAGATCcgaaaaaaaaatccaagacATGAGGGATTGGTTAGTGCCTAGAGACTTAAGGGATTTACAAGGATTTTTTGGGTTGATTGGATAATACAGGAGATTTGTGCAGGGACATGGAAAAATTGTAGAGCCATTAACTAATTTACTAAAAAAGAATGCTTTCGAATGGAATGAAGAGGCTCTAAGGGCATTTGAAGAACTTAAGGCAACTGTGACTACCATTTCGATTCTAGTTATGTTGGACTTTACTAAAATGTTTATGGTGGAGATAGATGTGTCTGAGTCAAGTTTGGTGGTTGTTTTAATGCAGAAGTGTAGACTGATATCATTCATTAGTAAAACTTTGTTACTTCGTAAAAACGAGAAGTTCATATATGAGAAATGGTTATAGCGTTGGCACTCCAGAAATGGTGACACTATTTCCTAGGGAGACATTTCAAGATAAGAATAGATCAACAAAGTTTAAGGTGCTTAAATGATCAAAAGGTGATATAACATGACTAACAAATACGGGTAATGAAAATGTTAGGGTTTGATTTCGAAACACAATATAGGTTGGGATGTGAAAATAAGATAGCAGATACCTTGAGGAGATTAGAGTAATTCAACAACATGGATTGTTGGAATGGAAGGGGTCAATAAAGAGGTGGCCAATGATGAGAAACTATGGGAAATTGTTCAAGACTTACTGATAAAAATTCTTAATCACATGAAGAGTATTTATTAAGCGGTGATACCCTGTTATATAGGGGGCGAGTGGTTGTTCTTAAAAATTTCACTTACATTCTACAATTTTTGGCTAAATTTCACTCATCCTTATTTAGAGACCATTCAAGGTTTTTTAGAACTTATAAGAGGCTAGTCAGGGTATTGCAATGGGATGAATAGAGACGTAGAAAGATTTGTGACGGCATGTGAAGTGTGTCAATGAGTCTTCTTCCTTGGATAGAATATTGGTATAACATTACATTTCATAATTCCACGTGTATGTCTCATTTTCAAGTAGTATATGGTAGAGATTCTCCACCCTTATTGCAATTGGTGGAAGAAGACTCAAAAGTGGAGGAGGTCAACATAATGATCAAAGAAAGAAACTTGATTTTAGATGAGTTGAAAGAGAATCTCATAAAGGCTCAAGAAAGAATAAAGAGAGTGACAGATAAGAAAATAAGGGAAATAGAGTTTGAAGTGGGTGAGTATGTATTTCTCAAGattcaaacatataattttcaatCCTTAGCTTAGCTTCTCGACTAAATGATAACTTAAGCTCACGCTTTTATGGACTTTATGAGATCTTAGAAAAAGTAGAAGTAGTTGCTTATAAGCTAAAACCCCCATTGACTGCAAAAATTCATcctgtatctcatatttcacaATTGAAGAGAAGAACTAGTCTCGATATTCAAAGTCAGTCGTGGCCAACTTGTTTGAGTGAAGAAATTGAACTGGTAGTGCAACTAGAAGAGATAACAGAGTATAAATATTCGCCACAAGGAGAATTAGAACTCCTCATCAAATGAAAACAACTACCGGAGTGTGATAATTTCTAAAAGCTATATAAGGTATTCACACAGCTCTTTCATCAATTTCACCTTGACGACAAGGTGCCAGTGGATGAGAGGGGTAAAGTTAGGCAACAAGCGTATGTTACCCATAAGAAGACAAAGCAAATCGGAATAACAAGTACAAATCCAGATGGCAGCAATATATGCAAGACATTTGGTGATCATAAGCTAATGGAATGGAAAAGTGGTTGCACAGGAGAAGTTGGACAATTACAAAAAGGGAAGCAGTTACAGTGCAAAAAGAAGATATTATGTTGGATGGAAGGGAGGAAGAAGCAgaggagaaatttgaaaaaaaaaaagagaaaggaatCAGTAGAGGAGAATTGTTGGCCTCTCGAATGTCAAATAGTTGAATAGATAATCAATGTACTGATGTAATTATAATCTAGGAACCTTTTGTATGAATTTTGAGATGATGTATTtctgttaatatttattatattacagTGAAGTTGTTTCATCCATGTTCTGTTCTCCATTGTCATTGTCTTTGTTGTTGCATGTGTTTGAGTGAAACAGGAAGTAGAGAGGAAACTGTGGTTTgccaatttaataatttgtcagGTGATAGCAGAAGGAACCAAATACACAACATATAAATTGTCACATTATAGGTAATAAAATATGGTTAGTagtaaaaaattactaaaattttttattatctgatcaattaaataagataatataaaaaaataaaagataaattatcagaataatctttgattactttaaattaaacgtcttataatttatatctcGTAATTTTTTATCTGATTCAAACTTATCCTAAACGAAATTGGATTCTAAAATGGCTTtcaattctatatttttttattgaatttcataAACTTATATTGGAACTGAGCTGGATGGTAGATAAGAGTAGCTGCACAAAGCTTTAGTTGTGAAGGATTAACAGACAATAAAGGTCACAGTCTGGTGTAGATGGTTGAAGTTTTGTGGTTATAATATTGATAGGAGCTTCCAAGTGCAAGGAGAAGAAAGAATTGTAATGTGGTCCATGAATTGAAATTCAACAGCTTCTAGGAGGATGTAGGTTCTAATCTTCTAAGGCGTCTTGGTCAAGCTATCTCCTGTCCCCACCATATCAGTTTTTCGGTTCTCAAGCGCCAATTCACAACCCTTCAAAGTAAAAGGTGGGAATTTTTCTGCCATTTTTACAACCATTGTTGCACAAAATGTGACTGCCAGTCTCCATCAACTTCTGACTGTTCTGGCAAAATCTTTACTTCCTTTGAATTGGGTTGACAAATTATGCTCCAAACCCAAAATTATTATGAGGCAatgtgtcatatatatatatatgtacgaAAGTTCAAAATCAAATCTTCAGATAATAATAGCCAGCTAATCTGTGGGTGTTTGCTGAAAATTCAATGTATGTCCTTTATATGCATTTGATTTTAACccaaaacaagaacaaaatcaaGCTGATTTAACCATTTCTGTCAAGTCAAGATGATTTTACCATTTGctttcacttcaaaattttaagccaacgccataaaaaataattgtaattagaGAGAACAGTGACATTAGTTTGTGACTTTGTGTGGATGTGTGTTAGATTCAAGCTGTTTTTGGAGTTGGAAATAGAATTGAACTCAAAAAGCGACATTACCGGTAAAGCGAGTCAAAGAAAATATTCCtcttattttagaaaaaaaaactattttcaacCATCCAATCTCTGTCTTTAAATCTTCTTGATTCTCCACCATATATGCCCTTCAGTCTCtgcttttcattttcattcactGCTTTTGTTTCTTCACTTTGGCAAAGTTGTTTATGGTTACACATATGCTCTTCTTCTTGTAGAAACCATCTCTCGTTGTATAAATTTTCTTCACTTTCCTGGGTTTCGTCATCTGTGTCACCTTCTCCTGGACCTCAACACGTGAAACGTGAGTCGGGTTCTTTTTTTAACAccatttcttttgtttgtttgttttttttttttacatataggGTTTCTTTTCATTGCTTCAATATGCTGTCCGCGTTGTTATGAATTCATTCTGTTTTTATTGATTTGCTTATTATATTTTGTGGGTAGTCACGTAAGTTTATTGTGctttaacttatatataaatcgTACAGTTTAGTGGATTTTCGTTTATCAAAAAAGTATAATCGGTTTCAAGATAGTtagtttatgttttctttttctttttcttcttgagtTCCATTTAACTGATTTCATTGAAAATTCGCTTTGTTGTTTATTTGAGTGAATTTGTATTTAGTCTGTCCTTGTTGTTTAGACTGTTTTTGTATGTGTGTTTGGTTGATAGTAAGAGACTTGCAGTAAAGATGAACATTTGAGGATGAGAAGCACAAAGTATGGGGAAGGGCATTCTTTTACTTATTTATCCACCATCCTAATTCTGTTATAAAGAAATCTGGTTTGAAGAGAATTAATCTTGTCTCTTTTGCTTCAGTTTTTCTGTTTCAAAATTGCAAAGGAGAGcaaattttcaataatagaATTTGCCTAGACTGACAGtaaaaaatctattttgtcATAGTTTGTTCGGTTTAACTGTTTTCTTCACCTGgaaattaatgtaaatttgcAGAATGCAGATTAACTAAATGGATGGATATGAACAGACCCCATATTGGTTTCTAATCCTTGCAACTGCTTTCTGGAAACAACATCTTAATGTAGCCAAGATTGTATTAAAGAGGGTTAATTTTGTGTCTTGCGAATTGTTTAGTCATTGGTGGCATGAAAATAGAAATTTGGATTTAGATTCATAGAATTGACTAATATCCTTCTGGTTGTTGACTTTTATCATTGAACTGGAAAGTCATATGTTTGACATCGCAAGTTCTTGAAGGGATTACGTGTGTTAGATGCTAGGCAGTTCTTATTAGTTATTAACCAAAGGAGAGAATTCAAGCACCATTGGATGAAAATCTTTATTATTCTTTCTAGGTGTTTTATGACATATGTTTACAAACTACTGAGAAAAAGAGGCTACTAGTGTGTTTTCTAGATCAGAGTTTATGTTTGTTTCTGAAACAATccttttaaattgtttgttATGCCTTTATTGGTTCATATTTGCTATACAACCTTCTAAATCTCtctcacctttttttttttcaaaaaaagaaaatcatattgGTACAATATGTTAGTTTTCTATTGTAAAACCTAACAAAGATATGCTTTCATTGTTTCAATTATAGAGTGCAACGATAAAATCTAATGAATTCTGGAGGAGAGTTTAAAGTTAGTTTTGGCTATCAATGTAACGGCCATGAAAGTGGCACCTGTGAGGTACCCAACAGATGTGGAATTGTGCCTGGAGTTCACCTTCATAAGACTAGCAGTTTCTCCTGCTTGTCTGGTGCCGCTTTGAGTGCTAATGCTACATTGGCCAATACAAATATCTGCAATGGTTTAATAGCAGCAGAAATACTTCCGAGTTTGGACTCCCCAACTTCATTTCGTCGGGTTCCCTCATCACCAAGTTTTTCAAGATTAGATATGCTATCATCTTCTCTCCAAAGCAGTATGTCAAACCTGAGTTGCAGTTCATCTTCTCCAAGTGATCCACCTGAATATGATTCTTATTTGTTGAAATCCATGAGTGCACCTTCGAGAAGTGAAGGTTTTCTTAATGCTATTGAAGTGCAGATGGCTGGTGGAGCGGCTGGTGAAGACAGAGTTCAAGCTGTTTGTTCTGAAGAAAATGGGTGGCTCTTTTGTGCAATTTATGATGGTTTCAATGGAAGAGATGCTGCTGATTTTCTGGCTGGGACATTGTACGAAACTGTATCGTATTACTCTAACTTGGTTGAATGGGAATCAAAGACCGATGCCGTTACAGCACCGGATGGTTTAAATTTGGATGGGTCCCTACAATATATTCTTGACAATAGCAGTACCAGTTCCGAGGgaatttttccttcaagcaagaGTAGTAATAAGGATTCAAGTCATAAAAAATTTGGCAATGGAAGTCTTTGTCCTAAAATGGAAATATCTTGCTCACATCGTCAGGCAGTGCTTGATAGCCTCCAACGTGCTCTTAGTCAAGCAGAGAATGAGTTTTTGCACATGGTTGAGCAGGAAATGGAGGAACGCCCTGATTTAGTTTCCGTGGGTTCGTGTGTTTTGGTTGTGCTTATTCATGGTAATGATTTGTACACACTCAATCTAGGTGACAGTAGAGCTGTATTAGCAAGTTATGATGAAAGCAGCAACTTAAGTGGGAAAAAGTGGCTGAAAGCTATTCAGCTCACCGATAGTCACACTGTTGATAATGAAATCGAAAGAACTAGACTAATTTCTGAACATCCTGATGACCCCACCACAATTGTTGCTGGAAAAGTGAAAGGAAAATTGAAGGTCACTCGTGCTTTTGGAGTTGGTTACTTAAAAAAGGTACCACTGTGACCTCTACACttgaatatatcaattttaaagcCTCAGGCTTTTACCTGTAATATGGTGCTGATTTAGTATACCTTCTATAAgagacaaaaatatatatgcatttttcCATCTGCAGGAAAAACTGAATGATGCATTAATGGGCATTCTTCGAGTTCGTAATCTCATAAGCCCTCCTTATATCTCCACACAACCATCACTTAATGTGCACAAAATCACAAAGAATGATCATTTTGTTATAGTTGCAAGTGATGGTTTATTTGACTTCTTTGGCAATGTGGAGGCGGTAGAGCTTGTCCATTCTTATATCTTGAGCAACCCATCTGGTGATCCAGCAAAATTTCTATTAGAACACCTTGTTGCAAGAGCAGCAGAGTGTGCAGGTAAGCTGCTTGATATCTTCAGTCCATATCAAGCGTTTGTTTTCTTGTCATCTCGATTGCATACTAGTTGTTTCCAAACTTTATCTTTCTCATACTGTATAGACATACAAAAATCTACACTccagtataaaaaataatggatcaAGGGTTGAAAGTGATAACTTATGCTTGCAGGTTTCAGTATGGAAGAATTGATGCGAATTCCAGCTGGTATGAGGAGAAAATATCACGATGATGTAACTGTGATTGTTATTATGCTTGGAACAAATCAGCGCACATCGAGGGCATCGACTTTCATGTAGGTTTGATGTCAGCATTATCTGTGTTCAACTTGTCATTTAATAGCCTTATTGCTTTGGCCTGAAGGTGTATATAATATATGGTTGGTGTCATCATCTATGTTTTCAACCACTGGATTTTATGTTTTCAACTTTGTAATTGTAGCATTGGTTTTAAGGCTGTATATATAGCTAATGGCAGAACCTCTGTTTCTTCATTATCTGTGTCTTGCCACCCAGTTTTTGTATGGCACCCTCTTGATAGATCATAGGAGgaacaatgctatgtgtattCAGTTTGgaataataaattagataatcaaataatgtgtcatcatatgattaagtattactttatctttaatttaaaataactcaatCACATTATAACGCATTATCtgaatatccaattaaatactcaaaactagatGTATACAATTTTGTCGTTCAATGGAATATGGTGATTAAGAGGATATTCAGCACAAATTAATTCTGCCTTGCATCAGTGGATGAACTAAACTATATGTGAAATATTAGTTGTTTATATACTCAACAtccttttatgttttttttttttttaaatcaaatgaatGATGCAATGACTTCATTTAGACCCAGCTTTCCATGACCAACAGGATATCCCACTAGTTTATGACACTTGATCATTTTTAGCTTGCTTGGCCTAAGCACTTTGCAAAAGTGAAGTTACAAGTGGATCTTGCTTTATTCTGTAATGATATTTGTCACTTTATTTCATTGGTTTGTATTAGTTTTCAGATCCACAAACAGACGATGTGCCATCCTGATCTCAAAATCCTCGAGTTctttttagatttataatttcaCCATTGaccaaatatataaattaattagataattggTTGTAAATCATGTTTGACTGAATTTAGCATGATTTGTCGTGTTTAAGGGTTGTATTATACCAAAACCCATTAAAAGATGAGTCGTAAATCATGTTAGACTAAAGTTAGCATGATTCATTGTGTTTACGGTTATGTCATATCAAAACCCGTTAAAAGACAGGCTTATAGGCCCACATATACCATTGACAACCACAACTCTCTCTTATTGTGCTAAATAAAAACAACCCTAAgtgtttggccttaattaaAAGTCAATTTTTGACAGACAGCAGTGTCCCTTGAAAGATTTTATCAGTTTACATCATCATTATGCTTATTCAAAGTAGGTAGTTAGCAAAGCCAAAATCAAATCATTGCTTGATACTTTGTATTAAGAAACAGGATActgtttacaaaaatattactGCAGAAGATTTTAATTGGCTGACACACCATAGACTATTCAATTTTGTAGCCAGTGATTTCAGAATACCTTTGTATAAGAATTGTTCTCAAACAAACAAGTCAGTCACTGGTACTACTTGTAACGTTAAAAGAGGTTCTGTTTTCTTAGGGTAAATATAATTATGCCAATTTGATGGAGGATGAGTTGAGTGAACTAATTGGTGAATTGGGCTCAGATCCTTGAGTGAATAAAACCAATGGCCGGCTGTCAACTAACGTTTGGGCTCAAATCCCACCACTCTTGATTACTCGGTGCAATGGTTAAGAAACCTGTTTGATGTGATTGATTCATTatccaaatgaataataaattgtaACTGAATTGCTCCATAATCACATTTTGTTTTAAACAGGTAATATGTTAACCTTATTTCCTCAGCATCTAAATGGGGTGCAGTTCATCAATTTTGCAGCTTAAAAATTATTGTGCTGTTATCAGACAAGGAAAAGTTCCCAACAATAGGAAACTAAATACTGAACTAAACATGTCCAACCCCATTTTGCAAACAAGTATAATTATATGTACCcaattttgagtatctaattaaatccacagatgatgtattatcatgtaattgaatgttattttatcatttattcaaaatcacatGTTAATACATTATATAAGTACCCAATTGGATATTTAAAACTAgacatatatagttttattgtatgcAAACAAAGACTCCCATGATTACATTTTATCAGAACAATCTCCAATCACATTAGCCTAGAAGGAAACAAAGATGCAGAACAATTTGCAGATTCAACTTCACCGTTCATCATCTTGGTTGTACTTCCTAAAAGCCATTTAGAAAGTAATCCATGGTTTGTGGGGCTAACATAGAGAATCTCTTTTGCTGCGGGGTTTAGGATTGTATAGAGTTACTTTCTCAGGGTTTTCTTTCTGGCAATCCTTTCTATATGTAACGTTTCCATGGTTATATCAATTGCTACTTAACCTTTACTGACTTTAATAATACAACACCTAATGCTACAATTTGGTTGAGATCATTGAAGTGAGTGCTTCTAATTGTAAAATAACCCAGATTGGTTGAGATGATTGTAAAAGCACATTTGCTTGAACATAAACCTAAGCAGATCACAAGTCCATGTCTCAATTGATTCAAATGAGAGTTCTATCTAGACAACATGGCAATAACACATGGACACATACAAGGATCATGATTTGGATAGACAGAGGAACACCAAATTTCCTCTGAGAGCACAGACTAAaagaaattaacttaaaattgatGCCAGTTTAGTCTTCATCCTTCACATGGGGAGGATTGACTTCCCGGTCTTTTTCATCGACCTTGGGGTCTTGGACCTCTTTGGCATCTCCTGAAGCATCCTGCAGCTGCAAAAGTTCATAAAGCATTAATCAAGGTGTTGGTTAAGTTCTTAAATGTTTGGAAACAAATGGTCTGAGAAAGCAACAAAAGAAGAGTCTTAAGAATTGCATACCCCCAAATTTCTGAGACTAGCAGTAACATCATCTTGTTGTTGCTGGAGAGTGCTCCTCAAGTCTTGAAATTCCTAAATTCAGTCAGGAAAAAAGTATTTAAGCAAATAGAATttctcaaaaaatgaaaaacttagaGAGACTTATAGGAGCGCCACTCACTGATCGAAGTTGCTCAACTTCAACACTAAGTGATTTCTTCAATTCGGACAGCTCCTGCatttaggttaaaaaaattttacatcaaGAAAACAGATAACACACATAAAATACTTGTCCTGTGTGACAAATTGGGTATttgaccaaaaataaaattaaaacgaGAGAAGatgattatcattttcattcatttctGATCATAAAAAAGTACTTCTTTATAAGCCTAATACTTGTTTGACAAATGCGAGAATTTTCCTAGTTACAAAGTCTCATGTTAGGTTCTACCTGCAATTCTCGCCCAAACACAACAATAAAACAATCCTATCGCAACCAAACACACACAAAACAGAGGAAAATGATGAATAAAgttctgattttatttatatcactTAGCAGGACAACAATTTAGCCACTCACTACCTGAAACAATTAGCAAGTGGATAATTCTAGCTATTCGAGAGGCCAGTGCTTCCCATTTCTAGCTATTTGACAGGCCATAACTCTCGCTAATTTGTCTAGTGTTCAAGAGGCTAGACTTTCTCTCTTAATCAACTATATATTGTCCAAACAAAACCcaaatttttctctttctctccccCAGTCTCTCTTTTATGCTTGCTTATTTCATAACCACCCATACATACATTACATGTTTAATAACTGCTCAATCTCCTTTCATAATTGTCTATACATATATTAGTTTTAACATTACCCGCAACTTTGAGAACCACTTCATGGGAAAATTGGGAAGTCCTCTTAAGCacttttgcttttaattttttttttttttaactgtaaaactaaaatttgtgtACCATTTGTTTTACAAACCCAAACAACTCAAcatcattttttccctaagtCGCCAACCCATTCGATTTTCTCCAATACATATCGACAACTTCAGTCTTGGATGAGGTGCATCTTGCAAGCCAACCTACATATTCTTTTCGGTTGCTGAGCCTCTTGTGTGTTTCATCTCATCATGTCACTTCCTTCCTTATTCCTTCCACTCTTGACTCCACCCAGGTATTAACCAATCCCAGAAAAGTGCTTTGATACTAATTTGTTAGCTACCAagccaatttcaacacaaacaaataaagaaaacaaagttaatttattgataaagagGATTTACAAATGgataaaccaaaaatttgagATGCTGACAACCTCCCAAATTAGCCAAAGGCTCCATAAAACCCACAACAatatttttctccttctctACTTTAATCAATCAAAGGTTGTCCAAAAAAACTcaactttttatctttctttcctTATCCAATCTCTCTTTTATGTTTGCTCAATTCATAACTACCCATACATGTTTCATAACTGCCGAATCTCACTTTATAATTGCCTATACATCTATGATATTTCACCTAAATATTAGTCCTAACATCTCTCCAAACTGGCTGAAGAATACAGAAGATCCAAGCAGTCACACAAATCCTTTGCCTCTCATGAAGAAGGCACAACAACAGGTTTAAGGTCTATCAATCTCTTTGACAcccttttaatattttatacatttaacATGTGTGATGTGCCTTGAAATTGAGGTCATAGACAAATCAAGCTACCAGAACTCTGAGATTTGATCAACATGTTCAGTCATTCACCCACATTTCTGTTCTTGTTGGTGTAAGATGTCTGTATTTAATGTTTACTTCATTTTAAAGAATCAAATCAtgcctaattttattttaacggAAATTAGTTAACTGTATATTTCTCTGTCACAAATAAACACCGTGATGATGAAGAAAACATAACACATAGTTCAATGCCATACATTTCTGATTTCTCCAATAGGAAGTttaaagcaaacaaacaaatgaGTAACATGGAATCCGAATAGAGAAGAACTGGAAACACTTATCTCAATgtttaatgaaaacaatatcTCCAATTCCATCTAACTCCAATTATACTATCAAATTTCATGTCACGAAACATCACCTCAATCAAATTTCCTTCTCAATCCATACAGCATCTTAAATAGACTCTTAGCACGATATGATCAATGGAAAGTAACAAATAAAAACCCACTTATTTATTATAGCAAAGAAAttaggaaaaagaagaaagaaactcACATCGCGGTAGATCTTGACTTGAGTGTCTAATTTGGATCTCCAGTTTTGCAAATCCTacgaaacaaataaataccCCTATATGATTGCAATCAAACATAAAGACAGCACAAAAATGAACAATGTTATgaatattgtttaaattaacCTGTTTGAGCCCTTGAATTCTATTAATCAACTCTGTCCTCGATTCATTCAACTCCTAacaacaaaaacagaaacataATTTAACTCAGCAGCTACTTAGTCAACCTTAGAAAAGccctaaaataattttaaaaaaaaaaactcacttGGATTTTAGAGCCAACCGGagtaatattttctctcttctgcaaaccaacataaaatttaaaaaaaaaaaaaaagtgaaataaagtAGATCAAAGCTCGTAgataatgaaagaaagagagagataaagcGTACGGGTGCGAGTGGAGCAGAAACAGGGACAGATAGAGTAGAATCGGAGTTGGCCATTAGCAGAGACGGGATGGAATTggaatttttttgaatttaagtaAAGGTTTATCTAGGGTTTTATTGAAGAcgtgaaaaagaagaagagagagagagagataatagAAGAATTGAAAGAGTTTGAATTTAGGAATGTTTTTGGGCGGGCATATAAATCTTGAAACAtggaaaatttgaattcatcttTTCGACGCAGAATGCTACTGTGCTAGTATGAGAAATTTAACATTTCAAGTTCATATGAccaattcattaaatttttttaagccGAATAATAGTTGCATTAGTCCATAGCATTAAGGATGACAACAGGAGACGGCGGGGCCAAAGACCTTATTTCCCATCCCCGTTCTcgtaaaaaatatcaa
Above is a genomic segment from Mangifera indica cultivar Alphonso chromosome 3, CATAS_Mindica_2.1, whole genome shotgun sequence containing:
- the LOC123210133 gene encoding probable protein phosphatase 2C 40, with translation MNSGGEFKVSFGYQCNGHESGTCEVPNRCGIVPGVHLHKTSSFSCLSGAALSANATLANTNICNGLIAAEILPSLDSPTSFRRVPSSPSFSRLDMLSSSLQSSMSNLSCSSSSPSDPPEYDSYLLKSMSAPSRSEGFLNAIEVQMAGGAAGEDRVQAVCSEENGWLFCAIYDGFNGRDAADFLAGTLYETVSYYSNLVEWESKTDAVTAPDGLNLDGSLQYILDNSSTSSEGIFPSSKSSNKDSSHKKFGNGSLCPKMEISCSHRQAVLDSLQRALSQAENEFLHMVEQEMEERPDLVSVGSCVLVVLIHGNDLYTLNLGDSRAVLASYDESSNLSGKKWLKAIQLTDSHTVDNEIERTRLISEHPDDPTTIVAGKVKGKLKVTRAFGVGYLKKEKLNDALMGILRVRNLISPPYISTQPSLNVHKITKNDHFVIVASDGLFDFFGNVEAVELVHSYILSNPSGDPAKFLLEHLVARAAECAGFSMEELMRIPAGMRRKYHDDVTVIVIMLGTNQRTSRASTFM
- the LOC123210451 gene encoding uncharacterized protein LOC123210451: MANSDSTLSVPVSAPLAPKRENITPVGSKIQELNESRTELINRIQGLKQDLQNWRSKLDTQVKIYRDELSELKKSLSVEVEQLRSEFQDLRSTLQQQQDDVTASLRNLGLQDASGDAKEVQDPKVDEKDREVNPPHVKDED